actttttctgtttagattcataaaatagagttcaatatgaaaccatatcaatttgattcactcaaaacggatttaaaatgaagaagttatgggtaaaacaagattggataatttttctcattttagctacgtaaaaattggtaacaaatctattccaaccataacttaatcaacttgtattgtatattatgtaatcttgagataccatagacacgtatacaatgtttcgacctatcatgtcgacacatctatatatatttcggaacaaccatagacactctatatgtgaatgttggagttagctatacagggttgaggttgattccaaaatatatatagtttgagttgtgatcaatactgagatacgtatacactgggtcgtggattgattcaagataatatttatcgatttatttctgtacatctaactgtggacaactagttgtaggttactaacgaggacagctgacttaataaacttaaaacatcaaaatatatcaaaagtgttgtaaatatattttgaacatactttgatatatatgtatattgttataggttcgtgaatcaaccagtggccaagtcttacttcccgacgaagtaaaaatttgtgaaagtgagttatagtcccacttttaaaatctaatatttttgggatgagaatacatgcaggttttataaatgatttacaaaatagacacaagtacgtgaaactacattctatggttgaattattgaaatcgaatatgcccctttttattaagtctggtaatctaagaattaggaaacagacacaccctaattgatgcgaatcctaaagatagatctattgggcctaacaaaccccgtccaaagtaccggatgctttagtacttcgaaatttatatcatatccgaagggtgtctcggaatgatggggatattcttatatatgcattttgttaatgtcggttaccaggtgttcaccatatgaatgatttttatctctatgtatgggatgtgtattgaaatatgaaatcttgtggtctattgttacgatttgatatatataggttaaacctataactcaccaacatttttgttgacgtttaaagcatgtttattctcaggtgaatactaagagcttccgctgttgcatactaaaataaggacaagatttggagtccatgtttgtatgatattgtgtaaaaactgcattcaagaaactgatttcgatgtaacatatttgtattgtaaaccattatgtaatggtcgtgtgtaaacaggatattttagattatcattatttgataatctacgtaaagctttttaaacctttatttatgaaataaaggttatggtttgttttaaaaatgaatgcagtctttgaaaaacgtctcatatagaggtcaaaacctcgcaacgaaatcaattaatatggaacgtttttaatcaataagaacgggacatttcatgtttggCCTTTCGCTGACGGTTCCCCGAAGGTAGCAGATACATAGATTGCTTTACGCCACCGAAAGGTATTTGAGAGTGTATGAGAATGACATGAAGTTTTATGCATGCCAAGTTTCTAAATCGTTTCTCTTATTTGTAGGAGAGTGTTCTCTTCCTTTGATGTTGCTAGTTCCCCATACATTTTGGGGTGACTAGTTGACTTCACTTGATCTTAGCCAAAAGGCCGAGAAAGGTATGCTTACTCCTTTCTTGGGCCTCTGCTTTTATAGCCACTCCCTTCACCTTTGTATATTTCAGTCATCCGATGTGGGATTCATTGCCTTTTGTAAAAATTCCTTTCAGAAAAAGTAAAACTGATCTCAACTCTCAATAACCCATCACCTTCTAATTCCCTCTATCCCCCTGCAGGCTGTCAAAGTCCATACATTTATACTTCAATTAGTGTAAATAATTAAAAATCTTCTAATGTTGATAAATAAGATAAGATTTAGATATAGATAGGTCATAGGTGCTTATTATGAAGTATCCACAACTTTCGAGGTTAAACCTGGTTTGTTGACTAACTGTCAAACTCGTAAACATACGCTGCAGGTTCTAATTTGCACTCACTTGACCCAGATATTTGTTAATAGCGATTTATCTCAGGTAACAACTTTAAAGAATGAAAGCTTTTCTAGTCATATCCATGTACTATGAGTTACTAATCAAAATTGTTGATGAATATCAGTCGGATAAAGTCAAATACTACACAATGAGCATACTAAGACCCGACGACAACAGTGAAAACATTGATGAAATTGTATTTCTATATAGGTAAATCAACAAGGCTTTAACTAATACTCATATTCCACGTCCTTATTGAAGTTATTTTGCACCACTTCTAATATCATCTGTCATGTTGTATATGTCAGGCTGGTTCCTGGACATGCACTTCTCAGCTATGGTGAGTTGGTATTAGCTATTAAATCTGAGTTAGAACTTAGAAGAAAGTTTTTGTTAATGCCACTTTAATTCTCTTTTGCAGGACATTACTGTGCCCTTCTTGCCGGTATGTTCAACCATGTCATGTCATATCAAAATATAAATTCTGCTCATCATTTTATTAGTTTCTACTATTAAGATTAAGATACTTTGCATATACATGTTTAGCACCTGAAGAAACTTAAAATGAATCATGTCTAAAAGAAAACCAAAACTGCTAGTGTACTATGACTTGTTAATACCAGCAAAACCTGCCCAttcttaatttattaatttatttttataatatattataggctGTCAGTATTATATTGTAGGTGTTCCTCAAGAAGTTATTAGGAGATCTGCATCAGTATTGGATCATACCATCAAAGGCATTAATATCGACCGAGTTTGTAATGAAATGATAATAGCTCAAGATGACCACTATAAGGTGCTGTATTCAGTAAGGTTATATGTTCCATTTGATTCAATTGGTGATTATTTGTAATTCGTATTTCCATATaaactataactatatatatgaatcgattgGCAGAATGTTGTGGAGAAGATGGTATCTTTCGATGCTATTAATGGTGATTTGGCCCTCTTTTTTCAAGATATTTTCCCGGGACCACCTTAAATTCTGCAAGTGAAAAACAAAGTTAGTTGCAATGTACTGTAGGAAATTTTGATTTTGCCTTCTATCTATAGTTTAGGTGAATGTTACGGGGAACTTTAGTTTTGAAACCATATGATTCAAACATATGTATGTGGTTTGTATTTATTAAACTCACAACCATATAACATGTGAGGATCCAAATTTTGAATCTCTTTTAGCTTAATTACACCTTATCACCGTTATTTCCAGAAGCAACTTCAGTGGTTAAAAACTTTTCGTGGTATTTTGGTCATAAAAGTAAGTAGAAAGAATCAACCATTTTGTTACTGCAAGTGTGAAGTAACAATTTATTACGTATTGAAGTATTAAATTCGTTTTATAATGTAAAATTTAATTAATAGGTATAGTCTATAGATGTGTgtacggctctagttattgagtcgacagcaagcgtcgatttattggcgacttgactgactcttagagcccaaattaaatttcaggcatgatttaaaacccatgaaaatttgattctaccattttcatggcgtctcaatttttacttttatttttttaatttttttcctacttattggccggaggtccacttgaaagcaatctctctatccgtcgaatagagagagggatgactttctctactttcaagagtgttttcactctgggtggagaaatgacttgtgtttattctcggataggggaagaatTGTTTACATCTCACATCTCTCATACACCacatatgtggtattgggttttgttgctgTAGTCTATAGATGTGTGattttgtatatacatatgtgACTAATTATCTTCCTTTTTTTAAAACCAAAAGTGGTTAATTTTTTTCAATTTCTTTTTTGAAGatatatatttacaataatttGTTATTATAAGATAAAACATATTTGTTTTCATATACTCCGAcgtttaaattatcatattattatatattatatagaatACAGAAGATGAGAAGATTATATTATAAATGATGTGACAAAACAATTTAACCATTTTAGTCTAAACTAGTTTTCGAACTCTCGCTTCGTGGCGGGGTTcgctttttaatgtattttattgtgtttagttacggagcctgcgagtgaaaaatcaacatatatgaaaagtgccctaaatatttagcgtttttttaaaagtgtgcgttttgcgtatagttagtgacattgtgttcataaaattctttcgagtttaaggatggtgtcggaaaaatttagctcgttgcgagcgagaagatatgacctgttgaatatttgagtggagtttatttaagatattttaggagaattttgatttgacgctttaacccgctgtg
This genomic window from Rutidosis leptorrhynchoides isolate AG116_Rl617_1_P2 chromosome 2, CSIRO_AGI_Rlap_v1, whole genome shotgun sequence contains:
- the LOC139888110 gene encoding DNA mismatch repair protein MSH5-like, which gives rise to MKYPQLSRLNLVLICTHLTQIFVNSDLSQSDKVKYYTMSILRPDDNSENIDEIVFLYRLVPGHALLSYGHYCALLAGVPQEVIRRSASVLDHTIKGINIDRVCNEMIIAQDDHYKNVVEKMVSFDAINGDLALFFQDIFPGPP